From Nitrospiraceae bacterium, a single genomic window includes:
- a CDS encoding efflux transporter outer membrane subunit codes for MNGLGAKLRRGALLLLCLPGLVTGACAWIPKGDPAAEYLEPPEIKETLAEVEQRLQQWPDDRWWEQFGNSELNGLVETALRDNPSLKLASARLREAQALVKVEGARLLPFLEADASLTYERISQHGVFAALNPEVAGAKILLGVINPLSFRYEFDFWGKNRATMEAALGQAAAEEAERAEVRLRLSTGVARAYFRGQALRQQLDIVNTIVGIRRDLRRLAETRYRLGLDNDQPVKLAVADYEAAVKRQAAVRDQLDVQRNLLARLTGKGPDEARHLFAGSSVVIPEQLPVPDHLSSGLLVRRPDLAAALYRADSAARLVKVAKTQFYPTFDLTGFVGFNALTLTKGADKLANLLFRGQSFAYGLAPGFRLPWFEGGRLRGELAAQRAEYDAAVELYNETVLDALREVADSLSAWQATREMLQSHKRLLASLGEDWRLAKVRLTTGLDDDREVLRHRHPVLEQEYVLKGLESDQLVAAVDLIEALGGGYHNPDIDKRPKATRG; via the coding sequence ATGAACGGCTTGGGGGCGAAATTGCGCCGAGGCGCGCTGCTGCTGCTGTGTCTCCCCGGTCTCGTGACGGGAGCCTGCGCCTGGATTCCCAAAGGCGACCCCGCGGCGGAATATCTCGAACCACCGGAGATCAAGGAGACGCTGGCGGAGGTGGAGCAGCGTCTGCAGCAGTGGCCTGACGACCGCTGGTGGGAGCAGTTCGGCAATTCTGAGTTGAACGGTCTGGTGGAGACCGCCCTTAGGGACAACCCCAGTTTGAAGCTGGCTTCGGCTCGATTGCGCGAAGCCCAGGCCTTGGTCAAGGTCGAGGGCGCGCGATTGTTGCCGTTCCTCGAAGCGGATGCCTCTCTGACCTATGAACGGATTTCTCAACACGGCGTATTCGCCGCGCTGAATCCCGAAGTCGCCGGGGCAAAGATCCTGCTTGGCGTGATCAACCCGCTGAGCTTTCGTTACGAATTCGACTTCTGGGGCAAGAACCGGGCGACGATGGAAGCGGCGCTTGGACAAGCCGCCGCTGAAGAGGCGGAACGGGCGGAAGTGCGCCTCCGATTGTCGACCGGCGTCGCGCGGGCGTATTTCCGCGGCCAAGCCTTGCGTCAGCAGTTGGACATCGTGAACACCATCGTCGGAATTCGACGTGACCTGCGTCGGTTGGCGGAAACCCGGTATCGCTTGGGGCTCGACAATGATCAGCCGGTGAAACTTGCAGTGGCGGACTATGAGGCTGCCGTGAAGCGGCAGGCCGCCGTGCGCGATCAGTTGGATGTACAGCGCAATCTGCTGGCTCGGTTGACGGGCAAGGGGCCGGATGAAGCCCGGCACCTGTTTGCTGGGTCCTCTGTCGTGATCCCCGAGCAACTTCCCGTGCCCGACCATCTCTCGAGCGGGTTGTTGGTGCGACGTCCCGATCTCGCGGCGGCGCTCTACCGCGCCGACTCCGCCGCGCGTCTGGTGAAGGTCGCCAAGACCCAGTTTTATCCGACGTTCGATCTGACCGGGTTTGTGGGGTTCAATGCATTGACCTTGACGAAAGGCGCCGACAAGCTGGCGAATCTGTTGTTCCGCGGCCAAAGTTTCGCCTATGGCTTGGCGCCGGGATTCCGCCTGCCCTGGTTCGAGGGCGGACGGTTGCGAGGAGAACTCGCAGCGCAGCGGGCCGAGTACGATGCCGCGGTGGAGTTGTACAACGAGACCGTGCTCGATGCGCTCCGTGAGGTGGCGGACAGCCTGAGCGCCTGGCAGGCCACCCGGGAGATGCTGCAATCGCACAAACGGCTCTTGGCTTCGCTCGGCGAAGATTGGCGATTGGCTAAGGTACGGCTCACTACCGGGCTCGACGATGATCGCGAAGTCTTGCGGCATCGGCATCCGGTGCTGGAACAGGAATATGTATTGAAGGGATTGGAAAGCGACCAATTGGTGGCGGCGGTCGATCTGATCGAAGCGCTGGGCGGCGGCTATCACAATCCCGATATCGACAAACGGCCGAAG
- a CDS encoding MFS transporter encodes MAVVYLRRLRGWRFVLFNAALGLSHIVVLFNAGSYIALLPHVAGDLGGVLPSFLTWAQTDFMIGLALGFPLARYLSGRIGDYRLLISAFVVYSGASYLCGASETLTQFVPARVIQGIAGGITLPLAQSMLLNEYPKRLKAVALSIWGLFSIAPFTIGMPVGGYIAYMLGWRFLFYLDFVLTVIIIAVLGALLYGRGFRRSYARFDLVGFLLLATVLLGLQTFLNMGNDFDWLDAPILQAVAVVLLLAVPCFIIWELGERHPSIDFRLFRQRNFLIGIVGLTLGFFSIQGLLSLLTVQIQIVLGYSSKLAGLALMPLVLLGAPTIAVMHYLCKYLDARWLACLNGLGFAWTFYWLGLFDDPHSYDELFWPMLIEGVFLGSFFAPWTVLTLHGLSGPMLTRAAEVATLLRIAAGAFGITFQGIVMFRRAPFHRLHLADHFGGRTSISFDAMDRLSAKLASSGLSSSEVQAKLGLLIKQQSAILGINDAFLVASALFIGLSAWVWLAHPTTSAVPATAEDRWREARGEGLVEEMP; translated from the coding sequence ATGGCGGTTGTATATCTCAGACGGTTGCGAGGCTGGCGGTTCGTCCTGTTCAATGCCGCGCTCGGCCTGTCGCATATCGTCGTGCTATTCAACGCCGGCTCGTACATCGCGCTGCTGCCGCATGTCGCGGGAGACTTGGGCGGGGTGCTGCCCAGCTTTTTGACCTGGGCCCAGACGGATTTCATGATCGGCCTGGCCTTGGGATTTCCGTTGGCTCGGTATCTGTCCGGACGTATCGGCGATTACCGATTGCTGATTTCGGCCTTCGTTGTCTACAGCGGGGCGTCGTATCTGTGCGGTGCGAGTGAGACTCTCACCCAATTCGTTCCGGCGCGCGTCATTCAAGGTATCGCAGGCGGGATCACGCTGCCGTTGGCGCAGTCGATGTTGCTGAATGAGTATCCCAAGCGACTGAAGGCTGTGGCGCTCAGCATTTGGGGGCTGTTCAGTATCGCGCCCTTCACGATCGGCATGCCCGTGGGCGGGTACATCGCCTACATGCTCGGCTGGCGATTCCTGTTCTATCTCGATTTCGTGCTGACGGTGATCATCATCGCCGTGCTCGGCGCACTGTTGTACGGCCGGGGATTCCGGCGTTCCTATGCCCGTTTCGATCTGGTGGGGTTTCTGCTGTTGGCGACGGTATTGCTGGGGCTTCAAACGTTTCTCAATATGGGCAACGATTTCGATTGGCTGGATGCGCCGATTCTCCAGGCAGTCGCGGTCGTGCTCCTCCTGGCGGTGCCCTGTTTCATCATTTGGGAATTGGGCGAACGTCATCCTTCCATCGATTTTCGACTCTTTCGCCAACGAAACTTTCTGATCGGCATCGTCGGGCTGACGCTGGGTTTCTTCTCGATTCAAGGGCTGCTGTCGCTCTTGACCGTCCAAATCCAAATCGTCTTGGGCTACTCGTCGAAACTTGCGGGACTGGCGCTGATGCCGTTGGTGCTGCTTGGTGCGCCGACCATTGCGGTGATGCACTACCTCTGTAAGTACCTCGACGCACGCTGGCTCGCATGCCTGAACGGATTGGGTTTCGCTTGGACCTTCTATTGGCTGGGCCTGTTCGATGATCCTCATTCCTACGACGAACTCTTTTGGCCGATGCTGATCGAAGGAGTCTTCCTGGGTTCGTTCTTTGCGCCGTGGACCGTGCTGACCCTGCACGGCCTGTCAGGGCCGATGCTTACGCGTGCGGCGGAAGTGGCGACGCTGTTGCGGATTGCAGCAGGCGCCTTCGGGATCACGTTTCAAGGGATCGTCATGTTCCGCCGGGCTCCGTTTCATCGGCTGCACCTCGCGGATCACTTCGGGGGGCGCACCTCCATCTCGTTCGACGCAATGGATCGATTGTCGGCAAAATTGGCGTCGTCAGGCCTGAGTTCTTCCGAGGTGCAGGCCAAACTGGGGCTGTTGATCAAACAGCAATCGGCGATCCTTGGGATCAACGATGCGTTTCTGGTTGCCAGCGCATTGTTCATCGGTCTTAGCGCTTGGGTTTGGCTGGCCCATCCGACCACCTCGGCTGTCCCTGCTACCGCTGAGGATAGGTGGCGGGAAGCGCGCGGCGAGGGGCTCGTGGAGGAAATGCCATGA
- a CDS encoding formate/nitrite transporter family protein, with protein MDYVKPQEVVKSMVAAGCAKLQLPPSQLILRGMLAGAYLGVATSMAVTAAVETGLWMVGALLFPFGLCLAVLLGTEIITGSFALIPCAAMQNPEERSPARVVTNWAWVFLGNLMGSVLYAVLLGIVVTTGGDAPLSAVGTKLVAIAEAKTTYYAHHGTAGFLTVFTKAVLCNWMVSLAVVFAFSTTSLVGKIVAIWGPTVLFFMQGFEHAVVNMFVIPAGILLGANVTFADWWLWNQIPVTLGNLVGGAVLTGGAIYWAHRAVPPAPAPVAPVAVPQASTASDRSGYSPSF; from the coding sequence ATGGATTATGTGAAACCGCAAGAAGTGGTCAAGAGCATGGTGGCGGCCGGCTGCGCGAAATTGCAGTTGCCTCCCAGTCAACTCATTCTGCGAGGCATGTTGGCCGGTGCCTATCTGGGGGTGGCCACGAGTATGGCGGTGACCGCCGCGGTCGAGACAGGCCTCTGGATGGTGGGGGCCTTGTTGTTTCCGTTCGGGTTGTGCCTGGCGGTGTTGCTCGGCACCGAGATCATCACCGGCAGCTTCGCCTTGATTCCTTGTGCGGCCATGCAGAATCCCGAGGAGCGCTCGCCGGCGCGCGTCGTGACGAACTGGGCCTGGGTCTTCCTGGGCAACCTGATGGGAAGCGTCCTGTATGCGGTCTTGTTGGGGATCGTAGTCACCACCGGTGGCGATGCGCCCCTGTCTGCCGTGGGCACCAAGTTGGTGGCGATCGCCGAGGCCAAAACGACCTACTACGCGCATCACGGCACGGCCGGTTTCCTGACCGTATTTACGAAGGCGGTGTTGTGCAATTGGATGGTGAGTTTGGCCGTGGTTTTCGCCTTTTCAACGACCTCCCTGGTCGGGAAAATCGTTGCGATTTGGGGACCGACGGTCTTGTTCTTCATGCAGGGATTCGAACATGCGGTAGTGAACATGTTCGTCATTCCGGCCGGAATTTTGCTGGGCGCGAACGTTACGTTTGCGGATTGGTGGTTGTGGAACCAGATTCCGGTGACGCTGGGCAACCTGGTAGGGGGCGCGGTGCTGACCGGCGGGGCGATCTATTGGGCGCATCGGGCGGTGCCTCCTGCCCCGGCACCGGTGGCGCCGGTGGCCGTTCCGCAGGCAAGCACCGCGAGCGATCGCAGCGGGTATTCCCCCTCGTTCTGA
- a CDS encoding CHASE3 domain-containing protein, protein MTQFLTDLPIARKLFLASLIPALTLLILSIMTYRSVATFSEDEGQLNSLYYSQRLASEYLRLVVDLETGFRGFVLTRQERYLFPYRTAQDHVLNLGRTLEGQVADYPDQHALLSSVQQLVKQFVTEKDRLIETVKAGHFDEARKYIEEGKGRVLMLQIRQDMARFEHLEEAALNQRVVKLGQDRDTMLTVIMGGGLFALICMVSALHFIARSITTPLKRLATAVGASQPGLIPVAPALERADEIGHLSRAMHDMSRAIQTHIATVERSEAELRQLNTDLASSEAKYRTIVDHAPFGIFTTQGMRLIFSNRYNSALAGLDPGEEQDPESVRRAIHPEDRDRVLTEYAEAVEQGHPYETVFRFLHEDGSIRKVLSRRIPITDASGQVTLYQGFNIDITELELMQARLSRAERLATLGQVAAGIAHEIRNPLVGIGSTTSLLLDDIDPNDARRPDLQTILQETKRLDRIVNQIIDYARPRELVAVPFDLATLVQEVTKVLEGPLSNKGLHAAVTVPATPPILQADRDQMKQVLLNVVQNAIDASAQDQTIDIGISLQDQAIEPSVTLTVSDHGVGISPAHLPHVFEPFFTSGKRQGTGLGLAICRNILESHGGTITLESAPGKGTTVRMWIPLRQQIRM, encoded by the coding sequence CTGACTCAGTTTCTGACCGATTTACCCATCGCGCGAAAGCTCTTTCTCGCCTCCCTCATCCCGGCCCTGACTCTGCTCATCCTCAGCATCATGACCTATCGGAGCGTAGCGACGTTCTCGGAGGACGAGGGGCAGTTGAACAGCCTCTACTACTCCCAGCGGCTCGCCTCGGAGTACCTCCGCCTCGTCGTCGACCTGGAGACGGGGTTCCGGGGCTTCGTGCTTACTCGCCAGGAACGATATTTGTTTCCCTATCGCACGGCGCAGGATCACGTGCTCAACCTTGGACGGACGCTGGAAGGCCAGGTGGCCGATTACCCGGATCAGCACGCGCTCCTGTCATCCGTGCAGCAACTGGTGAAGCAGTTTGTGACAGAGAAAGACCGGCTGATCGAGACGGTAAAAGCCGGACATTTCGATGAGGCCCGGAAGTACATCGAGGAAGGTAAGGGTCGTGTCCTGATGCTGCAGATTCGGCAGGACATGGCACGGTTCGAGCATTTGGAAGAAGCGGCGCTGAATCAACGGGTCGTGAAACTCGGACAAGACCGGGACACGATGTTGACGGTCATCATGGGGGGCGGCCTCTTCGCCCTGATCTGTATGGTCTCGGCGTTGCATTTCATTGCACGGTCGATCACCACACCGCTCAAGCGGTTGGCAACCGCCGTGGGCGCGTCACAGCCCGGCTTGATTCCCGTGGCGCCTGCGTTGGAACGAGCGGACGAAATCGGGCACCTCTCACGCGCAATGCATGACATGAGCCGAGCCATCCAAACCCACATCGCAACCGTGGAAAGGTCGGAAGCCGAACTCCGACAACTCAACACCGACCTGGCCTCGTCTGAGGCAAAGTACCGCACAATCGTCGACCATGCGCCCTTCGGCATCTTCACCACGCAAGGCATGCGCTTGATCTTCAGCAACCGCTACAACAGCGCCCTCGCCGGACTCGATCCCGGTGAGGAACAAGACCCCGAATCGGTCCGTCGCGCCATCCACCCCGAAGATCGCGACCGGGTGCTGACCGAATACGCCGAGGCCGTCGAACAGGGCCACCCCTATGAAACAGTGTTCCGATTCCTGCACGAAGACGGATCGATCCGCAAAGTGCTGAGCCGTCGCATCCCCATCACCGATGCGTCCGGTCAAGTCACGCTCTACCAGGGATTCAATATCGACATTACGGAGTTGGAGCTGATGCAGGCCCGACTGAGCCGGGCCGAACGACTGGCCACTTTGGGCCAGGTCGCGGCCGGTATTGCCCACGAAATCCGCAATCCGCTGGTCGGCATCGGATCCACGACGTCGCTGTTGTTGGACGATATCGACCCGAACGATGCGCGCCGCCCGGATCTCCAGACCATTCTTCAGGAGACCAAACGTCTCGACCGGATCGTAAATCAGATCATCGACTACGCGCGGCCGCGGGAATTGGTGGCGGTGCCGTTCGATCTGGCCACGCTCGTGCAGGAAGTAACCAAGGTGTTGGAGGGACCGCTCTCAAACAAGGGACTGCATGCGGCCGTCACTGTTCCCGCTACCCCGCCGATCCTCCAGGCCGATCGCGATCAGATGAAGCAGGTGCTGCTCAACGTGGTCCAAAACGCGATCGACGCCTCCGCGCAGGACCAGACGATCGACATCGGCATCAGCCTTCAGGACCAGGCGATCGAGCCGAGCGTCACGTTGACGGTGTCGGACCACGGCGTCGGCATCAGCCCCGCCCATCTGCCGCATGTCTTTGAGCCGTTCTTCACCAGCGGCAAACGTCAGGGCACCGGATTGGGCCTCGCGATCTGCCGAAACATCCTCGAATCGCACGGCGGCACGATCACGCTGGAAAGCGCCCCGGGCAAGGGCACCACCGTCCGCATGTGGATTCCACTGCGGCAACAGATACGCATGTAA
- a CDS encoding sigma-54-dependent Fis family transcriptional regulator has translation MRATIFVTDDEPAIRSAIVKRLTRRQHNVTGIESGEDLIKAVSLNLPDLILLDLKMPGLSGLETLRQIRPLAPQALVIMLTAYGTVEDAVEAMRLGAYDFLIKTVDLGGIDPVVDRAIEFLALRHRMEYTLEDQNNAYALSNIEAHSPVMQHLLAQVRDVAENAKSTVLLQGETGTGKEFVARVLHCNGPRARGPFVSVNCTAIPRDLFESELFGYERGAFTGAHQRKRGLLEKAEGGTIFLDEIGDLDPSMQAKLLRVLQDRTFRRLGGTEDLSVDFRLMTATNRDLKKDVARGTFREDLYFRLNVVTFELPPLRVRTDDILPLCMQAVVRYGKEFGKDVTDIDAEAKALLQRYSYPGNIRELHNIIERAMILCHDKTLTVGCLPKELHDMPPPVAVGVPQGQEQTIRIEMTLGRQTLADVESAIIDEVVRLSEHNKTLAAKRLGLTRFALDRRLKKQADFP, from the coding sequence ATGCGGGCTACGATTTTCGTCACCGACGACGAGCCGGCCATTCGCTCCGCCATCGTCAAACGACTCACGCGGCGGCAACATAACGTCACCGGCATCGAATCCGGAGAAGACCTCATCAAGGCAGTCTCGCTCAACCTGCCCGACTTGATCCTGCTCGACCTGAAAATGCCTGGGCTGAGCGGGCTTGAAACCCTTCGTCAGATTCGGCCGTTGGCGCCGCAGGCCCTGGTGATCATGTTGACCGCCTACGGAACGGTAGAGGACGCCGTTGAGGCCATGCGGCTCGGGGCTTATGACTTCTTGATCAAGACCGTCGACCTGGGCGGAATCGATCCCGTGGTGGACCGCGCGATCGAGTTTCTGGCGCTACGCCACCGGATGGAATACACGCTGGAAGACCAGAACAACGCCTATGCCCTGTCCAACATCGAAGCCCACAGCCCGGTCATGCAACACCTGCTCGCGCAGGTGCGCGACGTAGCCGAGAACGCGAAATCGACTGTGCTCTTGCAAGGCGAGACCGGGACCGGCAAGGAATTTGTCGCCCGCGTCCTCCATTGTAACGGCCCACGCGCCCGCGGCCCTTTCGTCAGCGTGAACTGCACCGCCATCCCCCGCGACCTCTTCGAAAGCGAACTGTTCGGGTATGAGCGCGGCGCCTTTACCGGCGCCCATCAGCGCAAGCGCGGCCTCCTGGAGAAGGCGGAAGGCGGCACGATCTTTCTGGACGAAATCGGCGATCTTGACCCCTCCATGCAAGCGAAGCTGCTGCGCGTCCTGCAAGACCGCACCTTTCGCCGGCTCGGCGGAACCGAAGACCTCTCGGTTGATTTCCGCCTGATGACGGCCACGAATCGGGACCTGAAGAAGGATGTCGCGCGCGGAACATTCCGGGAGGACTTATATTTCCGGTTGAACGTCGTGACCTTCGAGCTTCCCCCCTTGCGCGTCCGGACCGACGATATTCTGCCGCTCTGTATGCAGGCCGTCGTGCGATACGGCAAGGAGTTCGGGAAAGATGTCACGGACATCGACGCGGAAGCCAAGGCGCTCCTACAACGGTATAGCTATCCGGGCAACATCCGCGAGTTGCACAACATCATCGAACGCGCGATGATTCTGTGTCATGACAAAACGCTGACGGTAGGCTGTCTGCCCAAGGAACTCCACGATATGCCCCCTCCCGTCGCGGTGGGAGTGCCCCAGGGGCAGGAACAGACGATCCGAATCGAGATGACGCTAGGACGCCAGACCCTGGCCGACGTGGAATCGGCCATCATCGACGAGGTCGTCCGCCTCTCCGAACACAACAAGACCCTCGCGGCGAAACGCCTGGGCCTTACACGATTCGCGCTCGATCGACGGCTCAAGAAGCAGGCCGACTTCCCCTAA
- a CDS encoding sensor histidine kinase, with translation MAMQDSPTRWMPPTVVGLSALLFVLDLFMPLGVANGVLYAGVVLLTWSSSDQGMPLRTALGCSILLIAGAFFGPHIDTIPLWVGITNRMLSFSILWVAAILLHQRQRADIQLRLAKVELEKRVRERTKELADVNHALVNEIAERVETEQSLRASEANLAGSRRELRDLAAQLLTAQEEERRRISRDLHDDINQRLAMLVVQVESLETSLPASAGHLGRSLRSIQDHLTELSDDVRHLAYQFHPSILDDLGLTVALQRLVDDAGERSGISGTFTSEGTLPFMSQEVATCLYRVAQECLGNVVKHARATEMRVTLRPESDRIVLTVEDNGVGFDIHSSANYRGLGLISMSERVRLVKGTVTIDSRPQEGTRMIFQVPQVQVTA, from the coding sequence ATGGCCATGCAGGACTCTCCTACTCGATGGATGCCGCCGACGGTGGTGGGCCTGAGCGCCCTGCTGTTTGTCCTTGACCTCTTCATGCCGCTGGGGGTCGCAAACGGCGTGCTCTATGCCGGCGTCGTGCTGCTGACCTGGTCGTCGTCCGATCAAGGCATGCCGCTGCGAACGGCCCTTGGCTGCTCGATCCTCCTGATCGCGGGCGCCTTCTTCGGCCCACACATCGACACTATTCCGCTCTGGGTCGGAATCACCAACCGCATGTTGAGCTTCAGCATTCTGTGGGTCGCCGCTATTCTCCTCCATCAACGCCAGCGCGCGGACATCCAGCTCCGCCTGGCCAAAGTCGAGTTGGAAAAACGGGTACGGGAGCGAACCAAGGAACTCGCCGACGTCAATCACGCGCTGGTGAACGAAATCGCCGAACGCGTGGAAACCGAGCAATCCCTCCGAGCCAGCGAAGCCAACCTCGCAGGCAGCCGGCGGGAGTTACGCGATCTGGCCGCACAATTGTTGACGGCACAGGAAGAAGAGCGACGGCGGATATCACGAGACCTACACGACGACATCAACCAGCGTCTCGCCATGCTGGTCGTCCAAGTTGAGTCCCTCGAAACCTCGCTCCCGGCATCCGCCGGACATCTGGGACGGAGCCTGCGTTCCATTCAGGACCACCTCACGGAACTTTCCGATGACGTCCGCCATTTGGCGTATCAGTTTCACCCATCGATCCTGGACGACCTCGGACTCACCGTTGCGCTCCAGCGCTTGGTCGACGACGCCGGAGAACGATCGGGGATTTCCGGCACGTTCACATCCGAAGGCACTCTCCCCTTCATGTCGCAGGAAGTCGCCACCTGCCTCTATCGGGTGGCGCAAGAGTGCCTGGGAAACGTCGTCAAACACGCCCGCGCGACGGAAATGCGGGTCACGCTCAGGCCTGAATCGGATCGCATCGTGCTTACGGTGGAAGATAATGGGGTGGGATTCGACATCCACTCGTCGGCGAACTACCGGGGGCTGGGCCTCATCAGCATGAGTGAACGGGTCCGCCTCGTGAAGGGCACGGTGACGATCGACTCCCGCCCGCAGGAAGGCACGAGAATGATCTTCCAGGTGCCCCAGGTACAGGTGACGGCATGA
- a CDS encoding response regulator transcription factor, whose amino-acid sequence MNRPRVLLADDHTLVLEGFRRIVEQRCEVVGSVEDGRSLLEAAMRLRPDLILLDISMPLLNGIDAARQLHKLAPEVKLIFVTMHADPAYISEAFKAGASAYLLKRSAARELESAIDAVMKGQYYVTSLLTRDLVTSLTQDGANMLAQRQELTPRQREVLQLVAEGRTIKETAALLNISPKTVEFHKAQIMSQLNLHTTAELTKYALSHGLIST is encoded by the coding sequence ATGAACAGGCCGAGAGTGCTCCTGGCGGACGACCACACCCTAGTCCTCGAAGGCTTCCGCCGCATCGTCGAACAACGCTGTGAAGTCGTGGGCTCCGTCGAGGACGGACGTTCGCTGCTGGAAGCCGCGATGCGCCTGCGTCCCGACCTGATTCTGTTGGATATCTCGATGCCCCTCCTCAACGGGATCGATGCGGCTCGGCAGCTCCACAAACTGGCCCCGGAAGTGAAACTGATCTTCGTGACCATGCACGCCGATCCGGCCTATATCAGCGAGGCGTTCAAAGCCGGCGCCTCCGCCTATCTCCTCAAGCGGTCGGCTGCGCGCGAGTTGGAGTCGGCTATCGATGCGGTCATGAAAGGGCAATACTACGTGACCTCTCTCTTGACCCGCGATTTGGTCACCTCCCTCACTCAGGACGGCGCCAACATGCTGGCTCAGCGGCAAGAACTGACACCGCGCCAGCGCGAAGTGCTTCAGCTCGTCGCCGAGGGCCGCACGATCAAAGAGACGGCTGCGCTTCTCAATATCTCCCCCAAGACGGTCGAGTTCCACAAGGCTCAGATCATGTCCCAGCTCAATTTGCACACCACCGCTGAGCTGACGAAATACGCCCTTTCCCACGGGCTGATTTCAACATAG
- a CDS encoding response regulator transcription factor has product MRSSTKTSSKPLRRRVAASAHRTGEASKSSTNGRMRVLTKREQEVLSLVGAGLTSRQIGKKLRISARTVEVHRSHVMRKLNVGSLVELLRTALQHRLIEWGFPHA; this is encoded by the coding sequence ATGCGTAGCAGCACAAAGACATCCAGCAAGCCCCTCCGCCGTCGCGTGGCGGCCTCCGCGCACCGAACGGGTGAAGCCAGCAAGTCGAGCACGAATGGGCGCATGCGCGTCCTCACGAAGCGGGAGCAGGAAGTGCTGTCGCTCGTGGGCGCCGGCCTCACTTCCCGCCAAATCGGCAAGAAATTGAGAATCTCCGCCCGCACGGTCGAAGTACACCGCTCGCACGTGATGCGCAAGCTCAACGTCGGCAGCCTCGTCGAGCTCTTGCGCACCGCCTTGCAGCACCGACTCATCGAGTGGGGCTTTCCGCATGCATGA
- a CDS encoding TolC family protein produces the protein MHETLPTSKRCSEPRSWPRDVFAVVLLLAWSPWAIPTGFAADPIVPSYSLKSVLDLALARNPTLGSATGLIEEHQGHRTAAEAYPNPTVSGNLGRGEIRDTGRANLKESLTRESLTEFSATIGQPLEWPAKRAARQSAADAGVAAASTGLVETQLNLAAGVKIAFYELLLAQRDLELAKQNGQIVEDVRRIVNTRVKLGEAPRFEAVKAEVEVLKANQIITRADNAVRVARVTLDTLTAGALGGDYAIHGDFESFRQDMSLKALLARTVEQHPTLQRLTKQIEQADRTVELERHSRVPNITVSGSYWREIGREAVSAGLSLPTPLWYNRQGEIAAALGNKRREEAEWLRARNGLMKEVNQHFQDAQTTATLIDVFEKGLLKQAQEALRVAQFSFQQGASSLLEVLDAQRVQREILMEYAQARFDLSVSLARLERAVGGLL, from the coding sequence ATGCATGAGACGCTTCCCACCTCGAAACGTTGCTCCGAACCTCGCTCATGGCCGCGCGACGTCTTCGCGGTGGTACTGCTGCTTGCCTGGTCCCCTTGGGCCATTCCGACCGGCTTTGCAGCGGACCCGATTGTTCCCAGTTACTCCCTGAAATCGGTACTGGACCTCGCCCTGGCGCGCAATCCGACATTGGGCAGCGCGACCGGCCTGATCGAGGAACACCAGGGGCACCGGACCGCGGCGGAGGCTTACCCCAATCCCACGGTCAGCGGGAACCTGGGACGCGGAGAAATCCGAGACACCGGACGAGCGAATCTGAAAGAGTCGCTTACGCGGGAATCGCTCACGGAGTTCAGCGCCACGATCGGCCAGCCGCTGGAATGGCCGGCTAAACGTGCGGCCCGGCAAAGTGCAGCCGACGCCGGCGTCGCGGCCGCCAGCACGGGATTGGTGGAAACACAACTGAACCTGGCCGCAGGCGTGAAAATCGCGTTCTATGAATTGCTGTTGGCCCAGCGCGATCTGGAATTGGCCAAACAGAATGGTCAGATCGTGGAGGATGTTCGTCGGATCGTCAATACACGCGTGAAACTGGGCGAGGCTCCCCGTTTCGAAGCGGTCAAGGCCGAAGTCGAGGTGTTAAAGGCGAATCAAATCATTACGCGCGCGGACAACGCGGTGCGAGTCGCCCGGGTGACCCTGGATACGCTAACCGCCGGAGCCTTGGGTGGCGACTACGCGATCCACGGCGATTTCGAGTCGTTTCGGCAGGACATGTCGCTCAAGGCCCTGTTGGCCCGCACGGTCGAGCAGCATCCAACCCTCCAGCGACTCACGAAGCAGATCGAACAGGCCGACCGTACCGTCGAACTCGAACGGCACTCACGCGTTCCCAACATCACAGTCAGCGGCTCCTATTGGCGGGAGATCGGGCGTGAAGCGGTCTCCGCCGGCCTAAGCCTACCCACCCCGCTCTGGTACAACCGCCAGGGAGAAATCGCCGCTGCCCTCGGAAACAAACGCCGGGAAGAGGCGGAGTGGCTGCGGGCTCGCAACGGGCTCATGAAGGAGGTGAACCAACACTTTCAAGACGCCCAGACGACCGCGACCTTGATCGACGTCTTCGAAAAGGGCCTCCTCAAGCAAGCACAGGAAGCACTGCGGGTCGCGCAGTTCAGCTTTCAGCAGGGCGCCTCGAGCCTCCTGGAGGTCCTGGACGCGCAACGAGTCCAGCGGGAAATTCTAATGGAGTATGCCCAGGCACGCTTCGACTTGTCCGTCTCGCTCGCTCGGCTCGAACGGGCGGTGGGAGGACTTCTGTGA